ACCGCAGATCGATTCGGCAAGATGCAACTGGATTGCACCGGCATGGGTAAGCTCAATCCTGGAACGGCTCTGGAGTCTCGTACCATTCGATGGGGATGACCTGACCCGTGATGTACCGCGCTTCGTCTGATGCCAGGAAAACGCAAGCGCCGACGTGATCTTCGGCTTTCAACATGCGGGTCTTATCTTCTTCGATCTGTGTGCGGAAGGCGGTATCCGCCTTGCCGGGTGCGATCGCATTGACACGGATGTTGTCCGCCTTACCTTCCTCGGCGCACGCTTTGGTAAATCCGATCTGTCCCCACTTACTGGCACAATATGCACTCAAAAGCTTATATCCATAGAGGCCTCCCAGAGAAGAGACGTTGATGATCGAGCCGCTGCCGGCTTCGCGCATCGGCCGCCAGACGTGCTTGCTGCACAGAAAGGTACCAATGAGATTGACGGCGAGGATGGATTCAAAGGCGGTCTTCGTCATTCCCCACACAGGCCGCATGCCGCCAACGCCAGCGTTGTTGATCAGGATATCGATGCGGCCGAATGCATCCAGCGTTTCCTTTACCATGTTCTTGACTTGTTCTTCATCGGAAACGTCGCATACGACGGCCAGTGCTTTCCGTCCTTGTGCGCGGATCTCCGCAGCGACATTTTTGATTTCATCTTTCGTCCGCGCGCAAACCACGACGTCCGCTCCCTGTGCGGCGAATTCGAGGGCGACGGCCCGGCCGATCCCGCGCCCGCCGCCTGTTATGATGGCGATCTTGTGTGCAAGTCGCATGAATGACTCCCTCGCAGAACGCGTACGATTGTAGCAGGAATCCGGCTTTAAAACCTCGATCTCGCGTGGATCGAACGTCGACCTTGCTACGGGGGAGTCGATGCGGTATCCTTTGAAACAATCGGGGGTGGTTGGGTCCCGGTGGGCTCCCCGGTCTTCAAAACCGGTGGCGGGTCGTTAAACGAGCCGCGGTGGGTTCGACTCCCATCCACTCCCGCCTGTACTTTGAGAGGGATGGTATGAATAACCGGATTGCAGAGCAGGAACAGGATTTCGTCGAACGTCTGTTGCCTTACGTACAGAGAGTCATGCAGGTCGAAGATGTCTCCTCCGGGGGCAAGAAGGAAGGCTTCGCGGCGAGGTTCCGCGGCCGGCTCACGATCGATTCGCAAGCGGCCTACGATCGATTGGAGCCGCAGTTCCGTAGTGTCGGCACCACGCTCTTTCTCCATGAAGATGAAGGACGGCACGTCGTACTCGCCGTTCC
This genomic stretch from Anaerolineales bacterium harbors:
- a CDS encoding SDR family NAD(P)-dependent oxidoreductase, yielding MRLAHKIAIITGGGRGIGRAVALEFAAQGADVVVCARTKDEIKNVAAEIRAQGRKALAVVCDVSDEEQVKNMVKETLDAFGRIDILINNAGVGGMRPVWGMTKTAFESILAVNLIGTFLCSKHVWRPMREAGSGSIINVSSLGGLYGYKLLSAYCASKWGQIGFTKACAEEGKADNIRVNAIAPGKADTAFRTQIEEDKTRMLKAEDHVGACVFLASDEARYITGQVIPIEWYETPEPFQD